The sequence CAGGCACCCCTCGTCGCTGCGCTGCGACCCCTCCGCGGAGACGATTTCGGGATTGCAGATCACCATCTTCTTCCCCTCGTCCTCACCCACCGAAAGGTCGACGGTCGCCAGACGGATGTTGAGCCCCACCTGCGGCGCGGCCAGACCGATGCCGGGCTCGCTGTACATGGTCTCATACATGTCCGCCACGATCTTCTGCAGGGAACCGTCGAAGTCGGTGATCCGCTCGCTCCGGGCGCGCAGTTCAGGGGCGCCGTACTTGAGAATTTTCATAATCATAAAC comes from Acidobacteriota bacterium and encodes:
- the def gene encoding peptide deformylase yields the protein MIMKILKYGAPELRARSERITDFDGSLQKIVADMYETMYSEPGIGLAAPQVGLNIRLATVDLSVGEDEGKKMVICNPEIVSAEGSQRSDEGCLSIPGFSESVTRPQKLVVEAQDLEGKDLRIEAEGLLARCLCHEIDHLNGVLFIDHLSSLKRTLIKNRIRKLAKAGEW